A window from Deinococcus arcticus encodes these proteins:
- a CDS encoding VgrG-related protein — MTRTVRDPLEGSVSSLYMNVDGRDMDQELFEVIHEITVDSSLQLPDVATITLRDLEGMLVDDERFKLGARIKIISQVKDHKETVFDGELVEIEPRYTRSTQQLRLRAFDRLHRLARGTHTRSFQNISDLDLVKKLAGEAGMTAKTEGSSVVHPYVLQHNQTNLAFLRERVSRLGMILYADGTTLHCEPVRGQDRIELTWGDNLSEFLPRLTSLQQTSQSTIRSWDPKQKRSVVGQASSGKGKAEVAESTKSEGVAQQAFNMKAPATSSTLIVRDQGYAAAIAQAQRNTVAEHLLEARGITAGYPRLTAGTTLEIKNVGRRFSGKYIASNVRHVYRNGEGYSTEFSVTGSRPDSLGSLLRAASGGAGTDAPYTPVQGLMIGVVTNNNDPDSQGRVKLKLPALTEDDETDWARVVGLGNGPNRGSHHTPEVNDEVLVGFEHGDIHHPYVIGGLWNGKDSPPRPVDKVVKNGKVIQRVYRTRLGHEFIYDDPDAPDPPKITLQSSKNHALELNDDKKKPFVELRSKEGHRLTLTEGSGPQVILRDKNGNEVLLNTRSNTVTITSTGKLELKARMGISIDGGGGNVDVRGVMINLN; from the coding sequence ATGACCCGCACTGTGCGCGACCCCCTGGAAGGGTCTGTCAGCAGCCTCTACATGAATGTGGACGGCCGCGACATGGACCAGGAACTGTTTGAGGTGATTCACGAAATCACCGTGGACAGCAGCCTGCAACTGCCGGACGTGGCCACCATTACCCTGCGGGACCTGGAAGGCATGCTGGTGGATGACGAGCGCTTTAAACTGGGCGCCCGCATCAAGATCATCTCGCAGGTCAAGGACCACAAGGAAACCGTCTTTGACGGCGAACTGGTGGAAATCGAGCCGCGGTACACCCGGTCCACCCAGCAGCTGCGCCTGCGGGCCTTTGACCGACTGCACCGCCTGGCGCGCGGTACCCACACCCGGTCGTTCCAGAACATCAGCGACCTGGACCTGGTGAAAAAACTGGCCGGCGAGGCCGGCATGACTGCCAAAACGGAAGGCAGCAGCGTGGTTCACCCCTATGTGCTGCAGCACAACCAGACCAATCTGGCGTTTCTGCGCGAGCGGGTCTCGCGCCTGGGCATGATTCTGTATGCCGACGGCACCACCCTGCACTGCGAGCCGGTGCGCGGCCAGGACCGCATTGAGCTGACCTGGGGTGACAACCTCTCGGAGTTTCTGCCGCGCCTGACCAGCCTGCAGCAGACCAGCCAGAGCACCATACGCTCCTGGGACCCCAAGCAAAAACGCAGTGTGGTGGGCCAGGCCAGCAGCGGCAAGGGCAAGGCCGAGGTCGCCGAGAGCACGAAAAGCGAGGGCGTGGCCCAGCAGGCGTTCAACATGAAAGCGCCGGCCACCTCCAGCACCCTCATCGTGCGCGATCAGGGGTATGCGGCCGCCATTGCCCAGGCCCAGCGCAACACCGTGGCTGAGCACCTGCTCGAAGCGCGCGGCATCACGGCCGGCTATCCGCGCCTGACGGCCGGCACCACCCTGGAGATCAAGAACGTGGGGCGGCGCTTCAGCGGCAAGTACATTGCCAGCAATGTGCGCCATGTGTACCGCAACGGGGAAGGCTACAGCACCGAATTCAGCGTCACTGGCAGTCGGCCGGATTCGCTGGGCAGCCTGCTGCGTGCGGCCAGCGGCGGCGCCGGCACGGACGCCCCCTACACCCCGGTGCAGGGCCTGATGATCGGCGTGGTGACCAACAACAACGACCCGGACAGCCAGGGGCGCGTGAAGCTGAAACTTCCCGCCCTGACCGAGGACGATGAAACCGACTGGGCGCGCGTGGTGGGCCTGGGCAACGGCCCCAACCGGGGCTCTCACCACACCCCGGAGGTGAACGACGAGGTGCTCGTGGGTTTTGAGCACGGCGACATTCACCACCCCTATGTGATTGGCGGCCTGTGGAACGGCAAGGACAGCCCGCCGCGTCCGGTGGACAAGGTGGTCAAGAACGGCAAGGTGATTCAGCGCGTGTACCGCACCCGCCTGGGCCATGAGTTCATCTACGACGACCCCGACGCCCCCGATCCGCCCAAGATCACCCTGCAGAGCAGCAAGAACCACGCCCTGGAATTAAACGACGATAAGAAGAAGCCCTTCGTCGAACTGCGCTCCAAAGAGGGTCACCGCCTGACCCTGACCGAGGGCAGCGGCCCGCAGGTGATTCTGCGCGACAAGAACGGCAACGAGGTGCTGCTGAATACCCGCAGCAACACCGTGACCATCACCAGCACCGGCAAGCTGGAACTCAAGGCCCGCATGGGCATCAGCATTGATGGCGGCGGCGGCAACGTGGACGTGCGCGGCGTGATGATCAACCTCAACTGA
- a CDS encoding C39 family peptidase codes for MTQANPQKRPPGLLDILEQKVEDLADGVLDALGWGSPKPAAGRRAPGGAGPGWTRDFRHDNGQLSLHLHLKRSGDGQLSGHYAVQPRGKARGQNWPLAGRVLGDGSFTLQGTENGARFAGSLRGGAPQVSEFRNRKFTLENFTFTRLTAAAPRAKPAARPAPAATPTPSGPTTGGGAAAGPRTGALPDLPALREPGFLARLRQVAAAVNTSPEIVLAFLNLESNLDPTSNKDRKTQYKGLGQIGRDALADINAHIASHKLPLRALGSTQELTGLSATQQLAYVEIHLKLHMHGVDKKARAAGRHTSLEEVYMGHLGGSARYAQKDVWVSEGSAAYRQNPMDADQDGHNTPAEAADTVRGRFTANFKANLDERSRHLKPTRRKFDGKTQLFYVYDAGHDNGLPLFSLDPAERSPIPAPVLPKPPAVEIREEEEPAGEPDALDRLMKLGEDTPQYTSQQIRVARELIKLQPQSQRAELYLMLQEKTPHHSQRNNESLGRAVDGDRPGGRIGNVMCNLTSAAMVLEQLGIENPNPEDFPQFEDYLEDLRRKYVDARYQELLNSGLSPQKARQGSYARFHRTTMEGWGKVLGLMGASYATIPPRRDRAFWESTVRKHLEEGEAVMFSINGHIVRLQGMNEQGLIVDDPYGQSVLLKNTGMAAGDKDGKYRHDRTKSGNNTVWSWASVAEHDMLWIAAVKKK; via the coding sequence ATGACGCAGGCCAACCCTCAGAAACGTCCGCCCGGCCTTCTCGACATCCTGGAACAGAAGGTGGAAGACCTGGCTGATGGCGTACTGGACGCCCTGGGCTGGGGCTCTCCCAAGCCGGCCGCCGGACGCAGGGCGCCCGGCGGCGCGGGCCCGGGCTGGACGCGCGATTTCCGGCATGACAACGGGCAACTCAGCCTGCATCTGCACCTGAAGCGTTCGGGCGACGGCCAGCTGAGCGGACACTACGCGGTGCAGCCCAGGGGCAAGGCGCGCGGGCAGAACTGGCCCCTGGCGGGCCGGGTGCTGGGCGACGGCTCATTTACCCTCCAGGGCACCGAAAACGGCGCCCGGTTCGCCGGGTCCCTGCGTGGCGGCGCGCCTCAGGTGAGCGAGTTCAGAAACCGCAAGTTCACACTGGAAAACTTCACCTTCACCCGCCTGACGGCGGCCGCGCCCCGAGCGAAACCGGCCGCGCGCCCGGCGCCAGCGGCCACGCCGACCCCCAGTGGGCCCACAACCGGGGGCGGCGCGGCCGCTGGCCCGCGCACGGGCGCCCTGCCCGACCTGCCGGCCCTGCGCGAGCCCGGGTTTCTGGCGCGGCTGCGGCAGGTGGCGGCCGCTGTGAATACCTCGCCGGAAATCGTGCTGGCCTTTCTGAACCTGGAAAGCAACCTGGACCCCACCAGCAACAAGGACCGCAAGACCCAGTACAAAGGACTGGGGCAGATTGGCCGCGACGCCCTGGCCGACATCAATGCCCACATTGCCAGCCACAAGTTGCCGCTGCGGGCGCTGGGCAGCACCCAGGAGCTGACCGGCCTGAGCGCCACCCAGCAGCTGGCTTACGTGGAAATCCACCTGAAGCTGCACATGCACGGCGTGGACAAGAAAGCCCGGGCCGCCGGGCGCCATACCTCGCTGGAAGAGGTGTACATGGGCCACCTGGGCGGCAGTGCCCGGTATGCCCAGAAGGACGTGTGGGTCAGTGAGGGCAGCGCCGCGTACCGGCAGAACCCCATGGACGCCGACCAGGACGGCCACAACACACCTGCTGAGGCTGCAGACACGGTGCGCGGCCGGTTCACTGCCAACTTCAAGGCCAACCTGGATGAGCGCAGCCGGCACCTGAAGCCCACGAGGCGCAAGTTCGACGGCAAGACGCAGCTGTTTTACGTGTACGACGCTGGCCACGACAACGGGCTGCCGCTGTTCAGCCTGGACCCGGCTGAGCGGTCCCCCATTCCGGCGCCCGTTCTGCCCAAGCCCCCAGCTGTGGAGATCCGTGAGGAAGAGGAACCGGCGGGCGAGCCCGACGCCCTGGACCGGCTGATGAAACTCGGCGAGGACACCCCGCAGTACACCTCACAGCAGATCCGGGTGGCGCGGGAACTGATCAAGCTGCAGCCTCAGTCGCAGCGTGCCGAGCTGTACCTGATGTTGCAGGAAAAGACCCCGCACCACTCGCAGCGCAACAACGAGAGTCTGGGCCGCGCGGTGGACGGTGACCGGCCAGGCGGCCGCATTGGCAACGTGATGTGCAACCTCACCAGCGCCGCAATGGTGCTGGAGCAGCTGGGCATCGAGAACCCCAACCCGGAAGACTTTCCGCAGTTCGAGGATTATCTGGAAGACCTGCGGCGCAAGTACGTGGACGCCCGTTACCAGGAACTGCTGAACTCGGGGCTGTCGCCGCAGAAGGCGCGCCAGGGGTCGTACGCGCGCTTTCACCGCACCACCATGGAGGGCTGGGGCAAGGTGCTGGGCCTGATGGGTGCCTCGTACGCCACCATTCCGCCGCGCCGCGACCGGGCTTTCTGGGAGAGCACCGTGCGCAAGCACCTGGAGGAGGGCGAGGCTGTGATGTTCAGCATCAACGGCCATATCGTGCGCCTGCAGGGCATGAACGAGCAGGGCCTGATCGTGGATGACCCTTACGGCCAGTCGGTGCTGCTGAAAAACACCGGTATGGCCGCCGGAGACAAGGACGGCAAGTACAGGCACGACCGCACCAAGAGCGGCAACAACACGGTCTGGTCGTGGGCCAGTGTGGCCGAGCACGACATGCTGTGGATTGCGGCGGTGAAGAAGAAGTGA
- a CDS encoding ATP-binding protein, producing MPRAAPRPAPAQDPHLLRAVCDSLSAQVLDAALGEQSDPEAAYEVVLPGELEQTRLGTLARGLALTPFETGVVALALTTELYPERTLAACATALQLEGPYAGFLTPSLCRRWLPDPAGTDVAAFQPGSALFRYHLVELGQSVNASVVEALTPLRLSAGALAYLRGDDGAALELRSVAQPMPSGGLLSDSQEAVVQTARKHLSRGGSDRAVLLYGTQTAAMRSLAAHLLADQTGSALLLDISALAARPAEELNVILRALERSGRVNAAPLVLDATGDAPEGQTLDDLTGRVLEAATGLCVILAADPLPLESARAILPLEVQAPTPLEQRERWAQALGVSGDSSLLRQLGDQYALSLDRIDTLAREARAALPGNAPHAARLDRAWEAARTANRRLMGSLAQRIETRAGWDDLILPAADRAALEQIAAHVRHRSQVYEDMGMARPGRGRSIAALFSGPSGTGKTLSAEVLARDLNLDLYRVDLSSTVSKYIGETEKNLKKIFDAADQGGCVLLFDEADSVFGKRGEVRDSNDRYANVQVNYLLQRLESFNGLAVLTTNMESSMDIAFMRRLQFVINFRAPQAHERERLWRGAFPKTLDTSALDFPKLAAADVAGGNIRSVVMNAVFMAVARGVPLSQPLVEEALHLEYRKLGRLVL from the coding sequence ATGCCGCGCGCTGCCCCCCGCCCCGCCCCCGCCCAGGACCCCCACCTCCTGCGGGCGGTGTGCGACAGCCTGAGCGCCCAGGTGCTGGACGCTGCCCTGGGTGAACAGAGCGACCCCGAAGCCGCCTATGAGGTGGTGCTGCCGGGCGAACTGGAGCAGACCCGTCTGGGTACCCTGGCGCGCGGTCTGGCCCTGACCCCTTTTGAAACGGGAGTGGTGGCCCTGGCCCTGACCACCGAGCTGTACCCGGAGCGCACCCTGGCCGCCTGCGCCACGGCCCTGCAACTCGAAGGGCCCTACGCGGGCTTTCTCACGCCCTCGCTGTGCCGCCGCTGGCTGCCCGACCCGGCGGGCACCGATGTGGCGGCTTTTCAGCCGGGCAGCGCCCTGTTCCGCTACCACCTGGTTGAACTGGGTCAGAGCGTGAATGCCAGTGTGGTGGAGGCCCTGACCCCGCTGCGCCTGAGTGCCGGCGCCCTGGCCTACCTGCGCGGCGATGACGGCGCAGCCCTGGAACTGCGCAGTGTGGCGCAGCCGATGCCCAGCGGCGGCCTGCTGAGCGACTCGCAGGAGGCCGTGGTTCAGACGGCCCGCAAGCACCTGTCGCGCGGGGGCAGTGACCGGGCGGTGCTGCTGTACGGCACCCAGACGGCCGCCATGCGCTCGCTGGCCGCGCACCTGCTGGCGGACCAGACCGGCTCAGCCCTGCTGCTGGACATCTCGGCCCTGGCTGCGCGCCCGGCAGAGGAACTGAATGTGATCCTGCGGGCGCTGGAGCGCAGCGGCCGGGTGAATGCCGCGCCGCTGGTGCTGGACGCCACGGGTGACGCCCCCGAGGGCCAGACCCTGGACGACCTGACCGGGCGGGTGCTGGAGGCCGCCACCGGGCTGTGCGTGATTCTGGCCGCTGATCCGCTGCCGCTGGAGTCGGCGCGCGCCATCCTGCCGCTGGAGGTGCAGGCCCCGACGCCCCTGGAGCAGCGCGAGCGCTGGGCCCAGGCGCTGGGTGTAAGCGGTGACTCCAGCCTGCTGCGGCAACTGGGCGACCAGTACGCCCTGAGCCTGGACCGCATTGACACCCTGGCGCGTGAGGCGAGGGCGGCGCTGCCCGGTAACGCCCCGCACGCCGCCCGGCTGGACCGGGCCTGGGAAGCGGCCCGCACCGCCAACCGCCGCCTGATGGGCTCGCTGGCCCAGCGCATCGAAACGCGCGCCGGCTGGGACGACCTGATTCTGCCGGCCGCCGACCGCGCCGCGCTGGAACAGATCGCCGCCCATGTGCGCCACCGCTCGCAGGTGTACGAGGACATGGGCATGGCCCGCCCCGGGCGCGGGCGCTCTATCGCCGCGCTGTTCAGCGGCCCCAGCGGCACCGGCAAGACGCTGAGTGCCGAGGTGCTGGCCCGCGACCTGAACCTGGACCTGTACCGGGTGGACCTCAGCAGCACGGTCAGCAAGTACATCGGGGAAACCGAGAAGAACCTCAAGAAGATCTTCGATGCGGCCGATCAGGGCGGCTGCGTCCTACTGTTCGACGAGGCCGACAGCGTGTTCGGCAAACGCGGCGAGGTGCGCGATTCCAACGACCGCTACGCCAACGTGCAGGTCAATTACCTGCTGCAGCGCCTGGAGAGCTTTAACGGGCTGGCGGTGCTGACCACCAACATGGAAAGCAGCATGGACATCGCCTTTATGCGCCGGCTGCAGTTCGTGATCAATTTCCGCGCGCCGCAGGCCCACGAGCGCGAGCGGCTGTGGCGCGGGGCCTTTCCCAAGACCCTGGACACCAGCGCCCTGGATTTCCCCAAACTGGCCGCCGCTGACGTGGCCGGGGGCAACATTCGCAGCGTGGTCATGAACGCGGTGTTCATGGCCGTGGCGCGTGGGGTGCCCCTGAGCCAGCCCCTGGTGGAAGAGGCCCTGCACCTCGAATACCGCAAACTGGGCCGACTGGTGCTGTAG
- a CDS encoding NAD-dependent succinate-semialdehyde dehydrogenase produces the protein MTALLNDPVTRTQAYFDGEWRAGARTFEVIHPGTLEPIGAVADCTADDARRAIDAAEEALRAWRQVNPYQRGQILRRWHDLMFEHKEQLARLMTLEMGKPISETRGEVHYAASFVEWCAEEAGRISGERISMRQNRKRGFTNAEPVGTVYAVTPWNFPAGMITRKAAPALAAGCVMILKPAEQSPMTALYLAELWLQAGGPANTLQVLPTNDAPAFSAPFMADERVRKLTFTGSTAVGRLLYTQAAQTLKRVSLELGGHAPFLVFQDADLDKAAREVVGSKFRNAGQTCISTNRVYVQRAVAEEFTAILTRLTGKLVVGDPLLDGTGVGPVVEQAGLDKIVAQVDDALQRGARATVGGTVKEGLFFHPTVLTDVHPDSLILREETFGPVAPVVPFDTEEEALRLANASEYGLAAYAYTRDLSRAWRVAEALEYGIVGINDGVPSAGAPHVPFGGMKNSGVGREGGHWGLDEYLETKFISVGL, from the coding sequence ATGACTGCCCTGCTCAACGACCCCGTGACCCGCACCCAGGCTTACTTTGACGGCGAGTGGCGCGCCGGCGCCCGCACCTTCGAGGTGATTCACCCCGGCACCCTGGAACCCATTGGCGCCGTGGCCGACTGCACCGCCGATGACGCCCGCCGGGCCATTGACGCCGCCGAAGAAGCCCTGCGCGCGTGGCGGCAGGTCAATCCGTATCAGCGCGGCCAGATTCTGCGCCGCTGGCACGACCTGATGTTCGAGCACAAGGAGCAGCTGGCCCGCCTGATGACCCTGGAAATGGGCAAACCCATCAGCGAGACGCGCGGCGAGGTGCATTACGCCGCCAGCTTCGTGGAGTGGTGCGCCGAGGAAGCCGGACGCATCAGCGGCGAGCGGATTTCCATGCGCCAGAACCGCAAGCGCGGTTTCACAAACGCCGAGCCCGTGGGCACCGTGTACGCCGTGACCCCCTGGAATTTCCCGGCTGGCATGATCACCCGCAAGGCCGCGCCTGCCCTGGCCGCCGGCTGCGTGATGATCCTCAAACCCGCCGAACAGAGCCCCATGACCGCGCTGTATCTGGCCGAACTGTGGCTGCAGGCGGGTGGGCCCGCCAACACGCTGCAGGTGCTGCCCACGAACGACGCCCCGGCTTTCAGCGCGCCTTTCATGGCCGACGAGCGGGTGCGCAAACTGACCTTTACAGGCTCCACCGCTGTGGGGCGCCTGCTGTACACCCAGGCCGCCCAGACCCTGAAACGGGTGTCGCTGGAACTGGGCGGCCACGCGCCTTTCCTGGTGTTCCAGGACGCCGATCTGGACAAAGCCGCGCGCGAGGTGGTGGGCAGCAAGTTCCGCAACGCGGGGCAAACCTGTATCAGCACCAACCGTGTGTATGTGCAGCGCGCCGTGGCCGAGGAATTTACAGCCATCCTGACCCGCCTGACCGGCAAGCTGGTGGTGGGCGACCCCCTGCTGGACGGCACCGGCGTGGGCCCGGTGGTGGAACAGGCGGGCCTGGACAAGATCGTGGCGCAGGTGGACGACGCCCTGCAGCGCGGCGCGCGGGCCACGGTGGGCGGCACGGTGAAAGAGGGGCTGTTCTTTCATCCCACGGTGCTCACCGACGTTCACCCGGATTCGCTCATCCTGCGAGAGGAAACCTTTGGGCCGGTGGCGCCGGTGGTGCCCTTTGACACCGAGGAAGAGGCGCTGCGCCTTGCCAACGCCTCGGAGTATGGGCTGGCAGCCTACGCCTACACCCGCGACCTGAGCCGCGCGTGGCGGGTGGCCGAGGCGCTGGAATACGGCATCGTGGGCATCAACGACGGCGTACCCAGCGCCGGCGCTCCGCATGTGCCCTTTGGGGGCATGAAGAACAGCGGTGTGGGCCGCGAGGGCGGGCACTGGGGCCTGGACGAGTATCTGGAGACGAAGTTCATCTCGGTGGGCCTGTAG
- a CDS encoding SDR family oxidoreductase, with translation MPLKQLFDLSGKVALVTGGSRGLGLQIAEALGEYGASVVLTARKAHELEAAAAHLRAQGMTVHVLPGDLSALETIDAAVEQLLAQVGHIDILVNNAGATWGAPTAEHPLDAWQKVMNVNVNGAFVLTQSVLRRSMLPRGWGRIINVASVAGLRGNDPRMVPTLAYNTSKGALVNFTRALAAEFAAQGITVNSICPGYFPTRMTRGTLAYGEAAILEHTPMRRLGGDEDLKGVALLLASDAGAYITGQNIAVDGGMTAV, from the coding sequence ATGCCCCTGAAGCAACTGTTTGACCTGAGCGGCAAGGTGGCCCTGGTAACCGGCGGCAGCCGGGGCCTGGGCCTGCAAATCGCCGAGGCGCTGGGCGAGTACGGCGCGAGTGTGGTGCTCACGGCCCGCAAGGCCCACGAACTGGAAGCCGCCGCCGCCCACCTGCGCGCCCAGGGGATGACGGTGCATGTGCTGCCCGGCGACCTCTCGGCCCTGGAGACCATAGACGCGGCGGTGGAGCAGCTGCTGGCCCAAGTGGGCCACATTGACATTCTGGTGAACAATGCCGGGGCCACCTGGGGTGCCCCCACGGCCGAGCACCCCCTGGACGCCTGGCAGAAGGTGATGAACGTGAACGTGAATGGTGCCTTCGTGCTGACCCAGAGCGTGCTGCGCCGCTCCATGCTGCCGCGCGGCTGGGGCCGCATCATCAACGTGGCCTCGGTGGCGGGGCTGCGCGGCAACGACCCGCGCATGGTGCCCACCCTGGCCTACAACACCAGCAAGGGGGCCCTGGTGAACTTCACCCGCGCCCTGGCGGCCGAGTTCGCCGCGCAGGGGATTACGGTCAACAGCATCTGCCCCGGCTACTTTCCCACCAGGATGACCAGGGGCACCCTGGCCTACGGCGAGGCGGCCATTCTGGAGCACACCCCCATGCGGCGGCTGGGCGGCGACGAGGACCTCAAGGGCGTGGCCCTGCTGCTGGCCAGCGACGCCGGGGCGTACATCACCGGGCAGAACATCGCCGTGGACGGCGGGATGACGGCCGTATGA
- a CDS encoding MaoC family dehydratase, with the protein MKPAELAAHLGQEVACSGWVEVTQARIDAFAHATGDHQFIHVDPARAAAGPFGGTIAHGFLTLSLLAGEFMTQGGVPAIEGARLVVNYGLNRVRFITPVRAGARLRTRAALQAVQAGEGYVQLTLANTIEIEGEPRPACTAEVVYRIFL; encoded by the coding sequence ATGAAACCGGCTGAACTGGCCGCGCATCTGGGGCAGGAGGTGGCGTGCTCCGGCTGGGTGGAGGTGACGCAGGCGCGCATAGACGCCTTTGCCCACGCCACGGGCGACCACCAGTTCATTCACGTGGACCCTGCGCGCGCGGCAGCCGGGCCTTTTGGCGGCACCATTGCCCACGGCTTCCTTACCCTGTCTCTCCTGGCCGGTGAATTCATGACCCAGGGTGGGGTGCCGGCCATTGAAGGCGCCCGGCTGGTCGTGAATTACGGCCTGAACCGGGTGCGGTTTATCACGCCGGTGCGTGCCGGGGCCCGGCTGCGCACCCGCGCCGCGCTGCAGGCGGTCCAGGCGGGGGAGGGGTACGTGCAGCTCACCCTGGCCAACACCATTGAGATTGAGGGCGAGCCCCGGCCCGCCTGCACGGCCGAAGTGGTGTACCGGATTTTCCTGTGA